Below is a genomic region from Chloroflexota bacterium.
CGCCAGCAGGCGTACCGTGAGGTAAGGACGCGAAGCGCGAAGGGTGCGGAGGACACGAAGGATACGGGGACGCGGGGATGGGGGGACGCGGGGAGGGGGCGACACGGGGAGGGGGATACGGGGACACTGGGATGGGGGGAAGGTTTGGACCACGAAGGCGCGAAGTCTTACGCGCCAGCAGGCGTACCGTGAGGTAAGGACACGAAGCGCGAAGGGTGCGGAGGACACGAAGGATACGGGGACGGGGATGGGGAGTCGAGCGCACGGTTTCCGTTTGCGGTGAGGGAAGGCGCAAGGTATAATCGTCGGGTTTGATGGCTTCGACCGGAGCATGGGAAAGGTCGAAGCGGTCCGTTCATTTGAAAGTTTTATCGATGTCCGGCACCCTGGAACAGTGTACGGCTGCCTTGATTGCCGCAGGTATTGCCGGTTACCTGGGAGTTATCCCAAATGCACTTGGGATAAATTTGGGATAGAGGGCCTGGAATTGGGAAAAGACTTGGGAAAACGATCGATTGAGGGACATGGACTATCGAGCGCCCACCTGGCACGCTGGATCGCCGTTTTTCTGGCGGTAGCTCTTCTGCTGGGCGTTGGCCCAACCCTGGTGTCCGCCCAGGATCCCTGCGATCCGGGAAATCTCATAGACAACTGCCGCTTCGATTCCTTCAGCGGCAGTCCGCCGCGGCAGGTGCCGGCAGGCTGGGCGCCCTTTGTTGTGTCAGGCGACCTGACGTTCAAGCAGGATGTCGACACCGTGTTCGGCCCTCCGTCGCTGCGTATGTGGTCAAACGGCGGTACGTTCACCGCAGGTATCTACACCCAGGTAGGGGGATTGGAGCCGGGCAAGGCGTATATTGCCTCGGTCGGATGGGGTGGACCCAACGCGCCCGATACCTTTGGACGGCGTCTGGGCATCGATCCCACGGGTGGCACCGATCCCACATCTCCCAACATTGTCTGGGGCCCGATGCACTACGGCAAGGGGCGCATCCTGAACCGGCCAGGTCCCCACTCCCAGGATAAGCCCAATCTCGATGTTTCAGCGGTAGCCCAATCAGATAGGGCCACGGTATTCGTCTGGGTCGAACATCCCAGGTCCACCGGTGACAACATGATTTTCATCGACAACGTGGGATTGCGGCTGGACCCCAATCAGCCAGCGCCCACGCCGACCCCCATGCCCCCGACTGCGACGCCGCTGCCGAACCCAACCTCCATACCGGAGACGGAGACTCCAACCCCATCCCCAACCGAAACGGTCCTGCCAACGGATACGCCGACTGCCACGCCAACGCCTAGCGACACAGCGACAGCGTCGCCGACCCCGACCGACACACCCAGCCCGACGGCAACGCCCAGCCCTACGATCACACCGACGATCACGCCGACTCGGCCACCGAGACCCACGGCAACCCCTCTGCCCATGCTCGCGCAGGTTGGACAGGCGGGCCAGCGGGAACCCTCGCTACTGCTTTATACCGGCCTGATTTCCTCGGGAGCTGCCTTTCTGATCAGTCTGTTTCTGTGGCGGGTCCTTCGTCGCTAGAGCCAGTGACTGGATGGCTGCTCTGTGTAATTTTCCGGCCTGCATTTTTGGTGAGGTCAACCCCGGAGTCTATTCGCCGTCCGGTGAGTCCGGACTACTTTCGGTGTCAGGGCCAGGGTCGCTGATATTTTCCCGGTTGGCAGCTGTCTGACGGGCCTGATAGCGCTTGCGATCTGTGGTACGCCACTGTTCGCCCTCGGGAAGAGTGACCTTGCGGGCGAAAACCAGATATCCCGTATGGGCCACCATGCGATCGGTAGGTCGAAGGCGGGCAGCCACCGGCTTATAGTGGCGCAAAAGAAGTTCGTGCACGTCCAGATCGGCGAATCCATGCTGCGGCAGGGCGGTCAATAGTTCGCTGACCTGATTGGTCGTGGGGAGCAGGCTTCCAAAAAAGCCCCCGCCTTTGAGCGCACGGCGAACCGCATCCAGGTAGCGCCATGGTTCCCGTAAGTCGAGGAAACAGGCGTCGACATGTTGTTCGTCGAAGCCATCGGCAATATCGCGGACCTTTAGATCGACATAACGCAACAGGTCAAAGCGCACCAGGTTATTGGCTGCCACCCGGCTCATCTTGTTGCGCATCTCGTAGCTATACACCCGACCGGAAGGCATAACGGCCCGAGCCAGTGCCATGGACAGTCCACCGCTGCCCGTACCTGCTTCGATCACGCGCCGTCCTGGATAGAGGTTGAGGCGTAGGACGATGTAGGCGGCATCCTTGGGAAAGACGATCTGGGTCTCGCGTTTGATGTAGCGGATCAGATCGTGGGTGGAGGGTTCCAGGACCAGGAATGCATGGCCAAGCTGGGTGACCACCATTCTTCCCAGGGGCTTGTCGATGATCTCCTCATGGCGAATGATACCGCGGTGGGTGTGCCATTCGCCATTGCGCTGCAGTTTAACCAGTGTACGTTTTCGGTCCTCCCCAACCAGTAGAACCGTGTCGCCGATGGCGGCTACTGGTTCGGCGTCGGGCAGTGGTGTGATATCAGTCATACAACGATTATACTTCACCCGCGGGGGCCGCGCAATTGCGAGACGTTGACGTCATGTGCCAACCATGGTATAAGAAATCCTGTGATCCGGGGACCGAATGGCGGACCTGTCAGCCAGGCGGATGTTAACCCGGGGTGATTGGAAAGGACCATCGATGCGCCGAGCGAATCTGCAGGCCGGTTTAGTGGGCGGTGCTATGACTGTGGGGTTGTCGATCATTGCTCTGTTGCCCTATGTGGGAGCCTGCATTGCCTTGCCGCTCTTTCCCCTTGTTTACGTACTGATTGGCATGATAGCGGTGCGGGTGAGTGACTATCCGGCGGGGGTATCTGAGGCCTCGGTGGGCGGTGCCGTCGCTGGCGCGATCGCGGCCATTATCGGTGGGCTGGCGGCAATGTTCCTGGCACCCATACGCCTGGCCATCGCCGGTGGACCTGAAGAGTTGGTGTTGGCGTTGCCTGCCGACACGATTCAGTCGTTGGTTCAAGCTGGACTCGATCCGGTGGCTGTCACTGAATTCGTTGGGGGCATCGGCATCGGTATGCTTTGTTGCATCGCCCAGTTGACAACGGGTGTGCTGCTTGCTGCAGTGGGGGCTGGGCTATATGCGGCCTACCGGCAGACATAGGGGCGGAGTCTGCCCTGCATTTTCCCTGGCCTTCACTGCTGGACTCCCGCTTTCCCCGCGTTCGCGAGGATGGCAGCGGGAGTGACATGGACCCATGGCCGGTCAATCTACGATCCGAAGCAGCGATTCTGCCTCCTCCACGGTAATCTCGCCATTCGAGAGACTCTCCAGTATCTCCATAGCCGTGTTCTCCGATCGCGTTTGCACGGGCTGGGTCGGCGGCAGGGCCGCAACCGGTTTTTGCCCTGGATCGACCACCTCTGGTTGCAAGGGCGCCAAGACTGATTCCGAACGGGCGCTGGGTTCTTCGATCGCAACAGGGATTGCGCCGACCGTTCGAACTACGATATCGCCCATGACCGTTTCCAACTGGATATCCGCCCGGGGCTCGTCGCCCACGACGCCGATGGTGCGGCCGCCGCCAAATCGGCTGGCGGGGCCTGGACGCCCCACTCGAACCTGGGGAAGATCGGAGTCGATCTTGCCTCGACGTGTTGCGGCTTCAACCCGTACGCCGACCTGAGCCGGCATCCGCATACTGATGTCGCCTTTGACGGTGGTTGCACGCCACTCTCCGGAGGCTGGTTCGCCATCAACGGCAATATCGCCTTTGGATGTTGTGATCTGTAGGTTGGCTATCCTCACACTATGCAACCTGCAATCGCCTTTGGCGGTATTGATGGCCAATTCCCGGGCGTTGGCATAGCGCACACCCACGTCGCCTGCCCCCAGATTGACGGAATTCTTTCTTGCTGTTTTGCCGTTGCTGGCATCGCCTGAATTCCAATTCCGGATGGTTGCATCTCCAGCGCCCGAATTGATTTTCAGTGTGCCGGCCAAAGCGCTCACCGTGACGTCACCTTTGCCCGTTTCCAGGACGGCGGCGCCTCGCTGTTCGCTAACAGCGATATCGCCGTAACCGGTTCCGACGGTCAGCAATCCTCGCCCGCCCGAAACGGATATATCGCCTTTTCCGGACGCCAGGTTGTGGGCGCCGCTAACTTGACTGACCTTCAAATCTCCTTTGCCTGTGTGCAGACTAAGATCGGCGTCAATTCCCGTTGGAAGTGTCAGGGTTACATCGATACGACGGTTCCGGCCGATATCGACGACGTTCTGTTGGATGGTCAATGTATCGCCGACGATCTGGGTTTCCAGTTCTTCCTCCCGGTTGGAATGGATGCGAGCACCCAGATGGATCTGGTCGCCATTGCCGCTGGCGATCTGGATGTCGCCGAGACCCAATCGGGAATCGATCTTTGCGATACCCTTCGGATCGAAAACTCTTTCTACCTTGATCATGTTTTTTCTCCTATGATGTCAGAATGTTGAATCACCTGGTGCCGGAGGCGCCTGTTTGAGAAGGGCCAGGGCCTGGTCAGCCGAGAGTTGGCCCGATCGAAGCTGGTTCAAGATGGCTTGCCGTGAGGCGGCGGGGGAGTCCGGAGTTGGTTGCTCCAGGTTCTGGATGAGTTCATCCAGCTTGGCTCTCACGGTAGGGTAGGAAACACCCAGGGTTTTCTCCAGCTCCTTCAAGTTGCCGCGGCTGCGCACGAAGAGCAGAAGAAAGGTCTGTTCTTCCTCAGTCAGCGAGCAAAAAGGACAGGGACTGTAACGACTGCGTACCTGGGTGCCACAGGTGTCGCAAGACACCTCAGTGATCGTCAATCTGTCGCCACACGTGGGGCATGCCTCGATGATTTTTCGCATAATACCCTCCAATCTGATGTGATTATATCAAAAAAATTGATAAATGTCAATAATTAATCCAAAATTTTAAGTTTTATAACAATACCTTCCAGGAATCGCCATCCAATTGCGCTGCAAAAAAACACCCTGCCGGGTTGGCAGGGTGTTGAAATGCTGCTGCTTCCTGAGCGCGGCACTTTGTTACAGGCTTTCCTCAAAAACCACGCCACAATGGGGACAGGTGTTGTCCCACTCGCCGACCTCGCCGCCGCAATCGGGACAGTAGAAGCCGATCTTGGCGCCACAGCGGAAGCATTCGGTTGCTTCAGGATCGAGAACACCGCCACAGTCAGGGCAGAGAATCGCCTGGCAGGTCGGACACTCGACGCTCCCCCGGGGAACCTTCGCCTGGCAGTTGGGGCAGGGGAAGGTCGGCACCGGGGCGCCTTGGGTGCCGCAGCGGGGGCAGGCGCTTTCTTCCATCGTCAGCACCAGGCCACACTGGTTACAGATGCGGGAAAAGCAGTCGGGACAGACAGCCTCGCTGCGCGGGAAGCGGGTCTTGCAGTTGGGACAAACAGCCATCGGCAGTACGCCTGCCACATCGGTAAAGAGAGCTACCTGACGGTCGGCAATGTCCTCCATGACGTGCCCACAGTTTTCGCAGCGTTCCGCCGTGCCGAAGAGCCGTTGCTGGCAGTGGGGACACACCCGAAGAAAACTGTGGTTGCAGTTGGGACAGACCGCTGCCGAGGCCATTAACTCGAAACCACAGTCGGGACAGGGGAAGCTCAAGGACAACCGGCACTTGGGACAGGTATCGGCCTGCTCTTCCACACCGGTGCCGCAGCCGGGGCAGATCAACTGGCCACACAACGGGCACAAGCCTTCCTCGATCCAAATAGTACCGTGGCAGCGGGGACAGGCTATGCTCTCAGGATGGGACAACGAAGCGGCGGCAGCGCCCTGGGCTGGTTGTTCCAAGGCCGGAGCTGTGTCCGGAGGTGCCGCCGGCTCTGGCTCTTCCTCCTGCTGGAAGATCTGCGGATCGAGTCTGCTGCCGCAGTTGGCGCAACTGGCATCACCGGGGCTGATCTCGGCGGCGCACATCGGGCAGACGAACTCGTAGTCGATGCCGCAATTGGGGCATTCTGTATCAGCCTCGGTCAATGCCGCCCCACATTGCAGGCAAAGATTGCCATCACAGGCGGGGCAACGCTCTGCGCCGATTTCGATCCTGGCTTTGCCGCAATGGGGACAGGGTATCACGAACTGGGTGCCACATTGGGAGCAGCTTTCATCACCTGGCTTGAGAGGCGCATTGCAATCCGGGCAAAACAACTCCAGCTGCGCGCTGCAGCCTGGGCAGGCTGTATCGTCTTCACCCAGCGGTGTGCCACAATCAGGGCAAAGAGCCTGGCTGCAGTGGGGGCAGCTGTCGTCGCCAAGCTCCACCTCCAGGCCACAACTGGGGCAGGGAAATACGAAGCGCAGGCCACAATCGGGGCAGACTTCTGCTTCCGCTGACACGGGGCTTTCGCAATTCGGGCATGCCAACTCGAACTCTGCGCCACAACGCGGGCAAAGCGTGTCGTTGTCGTCCAGGGAAGCACCACATTCCGGGCACAGGGCTTGATCGCAGTTGGAACACAGATCAACGCCCAGTTCATTTTTAACGCCACACGAAGGACAATTCATAATTGGGTTCTGTTGTTTCCTTTTTCTGGTTAGGGTTCACCTGATATGCTTGATATGCTGCGTTCGGCCAGCCAGACGCCTCCGAGAACCAGGAATGTACCCATCAGTTGAGCCTGAGTGATGGTCTCGCCGAGAAAGAGCATAGCGAAAACCATGGTGATCAGAGGGATCAGGTAGATGTAAACGGCAGCCCGGTTGGCAGTCAACCACTCTGCAGTTTCCCACCACCACAGGTTCGCCAGCAGGCCGGGCCCGATGCCAAGGATCAACACA
It encodes:
- a CDS encoding DUF4097 family beta strand repeat-containing protein → MIKVERVFDPKGIAKIDSRLGLGDIQIASGNGDQIHLGARIHSNREEELETQIVGDTLTIQQNVVDIGRNRRIDVTLTLPTGIDADLSLHTGKGDLKVSQVSGAHNLASGKGDISVSGGRGLLTVGTGYGDIAVSEQRGAAVLETGKGDVTVSALAGTLKINSGAGDATIRNWNSGDASNGKTARKNSVNLGAGDVGVRYANARELAINTAKGDCRLHSVRIANLQITTSKGDIAVDGEPASGEWRATTVKGDISMRMPAQVGVRVEAATRRGKIDSDLPQVRVGRPGPASRFGGGRTIGVVGDEPRADIQLETVMGDIVVRTVGAIPVAIEEPSARSESVLAPLQPEVVDPGQKPVAALPPTQPVQTRSENTAMEILESLSNGEITVEEAESLLRIVD
- a CDS encoding tRNA (adenine-N1)-methyltransferase yields the protein MTDITPLPDAEPVAAIGDTVLLVGEDRKRTLVKLQRNGEWHTHRGIIRHEEIIDKPLGRMVVTQLGHAFLVLEPSTHDLIRYIKRETQIVFPKDAAYIVLRLNLYPGRRVIEAGTGSGGLSMALARAVMPSGRVYSYEMRNKMSRVAANNLVRFDLLRYVDLKVRDIADGFDEQHVDACFLDLREPWRYLDAVRRALKGGGFFGSLLPTTNQVSELLTALPQHGFADLDVHELLLRHYKPVAARLRPTDRMVAHTGYLVFARKVTLPEGEQWRTTDRKRYQARQTAANRENISDPGPDTESSPDSPDGE
- a CDS encoding DUF2089 domain-containing protein; protein product: MRKIIEACPTCGDRLTITEVSCDTCGTQVRSRYSPCPFCSLTEEEQTFLLLFVRSRGNLKELEKTLGVSYPTVRAKLDELIQNLEQPTPDSPAASRQAILNQLRSGQLSADQALALLKQAPPAPGDSTF
- a CDS encoding zinc ribbon domain-containing protein is translated as MNCPSCGVKNELGVDLCSNCDQALCPECGASLDDNDTLCPRCGAEFELACPNCESPVSAEAEVCPDCGLRFVFPCPSCGLEVELGDDSCPHCSQALCPDCGTPLGEDDTACPGCSAQLELFCPDCNAPLKPGDESCSQCGTQFVIPCPHCGKARIEIGAERCPACDGNLCLQCGAALTEADTECPNCGIDYEFVCPMCAAEISPGDASCANCGSRLDPQIFQQEEEPEPAAPPDTAPALEQPAQGAAAASLSHPESIACPRCHGTIWIEEGLCPLCGQLICPGCGTGVEEQADTCPKCRLSLSFPCPDCGFELMASAAVCPNCNHSFLRVCPHCQQRLFGTAERCENCGHVMEDIADRQVALFTDVAGVLPMAVCPNCKTRFPRSEAVCPDCFSRICNQCGLVLTMEESACPRCGTQGAPVPTFPCPNCQAKVPRGSVECPTCQAILCPDCGGVLDPEATECFRCGAKIGFYCPDCGGEVGEWDNTCPHCGVVFEESL